One window of Leucobacter komagatae genomic DNA carries:
- a CDS encoding carbonic anhydrase, giving the protein MSTTTRVSPQEAWDALIAGNERFVSGESAHPNQNVERRSELVNSQTPDVALFGCSDSRLAAEIIFDCGLGDLFIARNMGHVVAESITASMEYAVTELGASLIVVLAHDSCGAVAAAIDQTGREPSETTRSVKHTLAPIQPSVQQLWLQGHTETPYVNAAEIDANAVGRLHLGATVHELLRTSRAISDAVDAGTLAIVGLQYRLTEGRAVPYTVVGPVELELAPLN; this is encoded by the coding sequence ATGAGCACGACCACACGAGTGAGCCCCCAGGAGGCCTGGGACGCACTGATCGCCGGCAACGAGCGGTTCGTGTCGGGCGAATCAGCGCACCCGAATCAGAACGTCGAGCGGCGCAGTGAACTCGTCAACTCGCAGACCCCCGACGTCGCCCTCTTCGGTTGCTCGGACTCGCGCCTCGCCGCCGAGATCATCTTCGACTGCGGTCTCGGTGACCTGTTCATCGCCCGCAACATGGGCCACGTCGTCGCCGAGTCGATCACGGCCTCGATGGAGTACGCGGTCACCGAGCTCGGGGCTTCGCTCATCGTCGTGCTCGCGCACGACTCGTGTGGCGCGGTTGCGGCCGCGATCGACCAGACCGGGCGCGAGCCGTCAGAGACGACGCGTTCGGTGAAGCACACGCTCGCGCCGATTCAGCCTTCGGTGCAGCAGCTGTGGCTGCAGGGTCACACCGAGACCCCCTACGTGAACGCCGCCGAGATCGACGCGAACGCCGTCGGTCGGCTACACCTCGGCGCGACCGTCCACGAACTGCTGCGCACCTCGCGCGCGATTAGCGACGCCGTCGACGCGGGCACCCTCGCAATCGTCGGGCTGCAGTACCGACTCACCGAGGGCCGCGCCGTGCCCTACACGGTCGTCGGCCCCGTCGAGCTTGAGCTCGCACCACTGAACTAA
- a CDS encoding class II fumarate hydratase codes for MTEEIEYRIEHDTMGEVRVPKSAIYAAQTQRAVENFPISGKGLEPAQIVALARIKRAAAMANADLGILDADIAKAIVAAADEVIGGAHHDQFPVDTYQTGSGTSSNMNMNEVLASLATKHLGAPVHPNDHVNASQSSNDVFPTSVHVAVTGALIEQLKPSLAHLAEALEEKAELWKSAVKPGRTHLMDATPVTLGQEFGGYAAQIRYGIERIDAALPRVAEVPQGGTAVGTGINTPLGFPEKVIAEIAASSGLPITEARNHFEAQANRDGLVEASGALRTIAVSLTKIAEDVRWMGSGPNTGFGELHIPDLQPGSSIMPGKVNPVIPEATLMVCARVIGNDATIAWGGARGNFELNVMIPVMGTALLESIRLLANVSRVFADKTVAGLEANVERMETLAGMSPSTVTPLNRLIGYEAAAKIAKHSVAAGITVREAVIDLGYVERGEVTEADLDKALDLLSMTHPGVAK; via the coding sequence GTGACTGAAGAGATCGAGTACCGCATCGAGCACGACACCATGGGCGAGGTACGAGTACCGAAGTCCGCGATCTACGCAGCGCAGACGCAGCGCGCTGTCGAGAACTTCCCGATCTCGGGCAAGGGCCTCGAGCCCGCTCAGATCGTCGCGCTCGCACGCATCAAGCGCGCGGCGGCTATGGCGAACGCCGACCTCGGCATCCTCGACGCAGACATTGCGAAGGCGATCGTTGCTGCGGCAGACGAGGTCATTGGCGGCGCGCACCACGACCAGTTCCCCGTCGACACCTACCAGACCGGCTCTGGCACTTCGTCGAACATGAACATGAACGAGGTGCTCGCGAGCCTCGCGACCAAGCACCTTGGCGCCCCCGTTCACCCGAACGACCACGTGAACGCGTCGCAGTCGTCGAACGACGTCTTCCCGACCTCGGTGCACGTTGCGGTCACCGGCGCGCTCATCGAGCAGCTCAAGCCGTCGCTCGCGCACCTCGCTGAGGCGCTCGAGGAGAAGGCTGAGCTGTGGAAGTCGGCTGTGAAGCCGGGCCGCACCCACCTCATGGACGCGACCCCGGTCACCCTCGGCCAGGAGTTCGGCGGCTACGCGGCGCAGATCCGCTACGGCATCGAGCGCATCGACGCGGCCCTCCCCCGCGTTGCCGAGGTCCCGCAGGGCGGTACCGCGGTCGGCACCGGCATCAACACCCCGCTCGGCTTCCCCGAGAAGGTCATCGCCGAGATCGCCGCGTCGAGCGGCCTGCCGATCACCGAGGCACGCAACCACTTCGAGGCGCAGGCGAACCGCGACGGTCTCGTCGAGGCATCGGGCGCGCTCCGCACGATTGCCGTGTCGCTCACGAAGATCGCGGAAGACGTGCGCTGGATGGGCTCGGGCCCGAACACCGGCTTCGGTGAGCTCCACATCCCCGACCTGCAGCCCGGCTCGTCGATCATGCCCGGCAAGGTCAACCCGGTCATCCCCGAGGCGACCCTCATGGTCTGCGCTCGCGTGATCGGCAACGACGCGACGATCGCCTGGGGCGGCGCACGCGGCAACTTCGAGCTCAACGTGATGATTCCCGTCATGGGCACCGCACTGCTCGAGTCGATCCGCCTTCTCGCAAACGTCTCGCGCGTCTTCGCCGACAAGACCGTCGCGGGCCTCGAGGCGAACGTCGAGCGCATGGAGACCCTCGCGGGCATGAGCCCCTCGACCGTCACCCCGCTGAACCGCCTCATCGGCTACGAGGCCGCCGCGAAGATCGCGAAGCACTCGGTCGCCGCCGGCATCACCGTGCGCGAGGCCGTCATCGACCTGGGCTACGTCGAGCGCGGCGAGGTCACCGAGGCCGACCTCGACAAGGCACTCGACCTGCTCTCGATGACCCACCCAGGCGTCGCGAAGTAA
- a CDS encoding tetratricopeptide repeat protein, translating to MTADASRHSAATWQARVDSVWADASATEEEVLERIAALAAELPESDPRGPFELGGAHDSAGHEERAAELYERAIALGLAGLPRAELDVQYASTLRVLGRADDAVRVLETTTRHDELGASPDAFHALALHAAGRSTEAVAVLLEALIPTLPKYQRSLIGYAAQLRAGDTGE from the coding sequence ATGACCGCCGACGCCTCACGCCACTCCGCCGCGACCTGGCAGGCCCGGGTCGACAGCGTCTGGGCTGACGCCAGCGCCACCGAGGAGGAGGTGCTCGAGCGCATTGCGGCACTCGCTGCCGAGCTACCCGAATCAGACCCGCGAGGCCCCTTTGAGCTTGGCGGCGCCCACGACTCCGCCGGCCATGAGGAGCGCGCCGCCGAACTCTATGAGCGCGCAATCGCCCTCGGGCTCGCCGGTCTGCCGCGGGCGGAGCTCGACGTGCAGTACGCGTCGACGCTGCGAGTCCTCGGCCGCGCCGACGATGCCGTGCGGGTCCTCGAGACGACCACGCGTCACGACGAGCTCGGCGCGTCGCCGGACGCCTTCCACGCGCTCGCGCTGCACGCAGCCGGCCGTTCCACGGAGGCCGTCGCAGTGTTGCTCGAGGCGCTCATCCCAACGCTGCCGAAGTATCAGCGCTCGCTCATCGGTTACGCTGCGCAGCTCCGCGCCGGCGATACGGGAGAATAG
- a CDS encoding trimeric intracellular cation channel family protein, whose amino-acid sequence MLDETFTLPLWAELTAVGVGSLQGALFAAGFKRLDLLGVALVGIASGIGGGFLRDILLNTTTAAFSINWYLLTATLAAFVGMLVPRLFHKVDPVVTLLDAVSIGMFGAIGATKALALGLPVLPALFIGTISAVGGGVLRDMILNIPIALMHVGSFYAVASMGGIVVLLVMLQFGAPVLIAGVVCVVVTTLLRLLAIRFGWSLPEQRALSRIQLRRQRQVEAVIDEALQTGVIVLPDIVPDPDDEDDEDDEPGGARQPARP is encoded by the coding sequence GTGCTCGACGAAACCTTCACGCTCCCCCTCTGGGCCGAACTCACGGCCGTCGGCGTCGGCAGTCTGCAGGGCGCCCTGTTCGCGGCCGGCTTCAAGCGGCTCGACCTGCTCGGGGTCGCACTCGTCGGCATCGCTTCCGGGATTGGCGGGGGCTTCCTGCGCGACATCCTGCTGAACACAACCACCGCCGCGTTCTCGATCAACTGGTACCTGCTGACCGCGACGCTGGCTGCCTTCGTTGGCATGCTCGTACCGCGCCTGTTCCATAAGGTGGACCCGGTCGTCACCCTGCTCGACGCGGTGAGCATTGGAATGTTCGGCGCGATCGGCGCGACAAAGGCGCTCGCGCTCGGACTTCCCGTCCTGCCCGCGCTGTTCATTGGCACGATCTCCGCGGTCGGCGGCGGTGTGCTGCGAGACATGATCCTGAACATCCCGATCGCGCTCATGCACGTCGGCTCGTTCTATGCGGTCGCGTCGATGGGCGGAATCGTCGTGCTGCTCGTCATGCTGCAGTTCGGCGCTCCCGTGCTCATCGCCGGCGTCGTCTGCGTCGTCGTGACGACGCTGCTGCGCCTCCTCGCCATTCGCTTCGGGTGGAGCCTTCCCGAGCAGCGCGCGCTCAGCCGCATCCAGCTGCGCCGCCAGCGCCAGGTCGAGGCCGTGATCGACGAGGCGCTGCAGACCGGCGTGATCGTGCTCCCCGACATCGTCCCAGACCCAGACGACGAGGACGACGAGGATGACGAGCCGGGCGGCGCACGCCAGCCGGCCCGCCCCTAG
- a CDS encoding purple acid phosphatase family protein — translation MTNPARPPRLRRGATAFALAALVGSGLAIPLASPASATPAAAETAAVPVVPAASLVSTGTVWKYLDTNVDPAAGNADRNAWTAPGYDDSSWPTAASGFGVKKNELAAVGPYMPATKLAHYIDGNSKNTVPTYFFRTTIELEAGVASEVDSVSASIIHDDAARVFVNGQKVAGFLDARVDDEAPSNLQYAGESKGDPVVSDFTIDPALLQDGTNTIAVAVYQDRETSSDAYFDMTKLQLSPKTDEGGGTDPVVAAPTRVILTPTETPATSQSFSWLAGDESHKTGTVEIGLAAGGDTRVVDARAVGAVNGNAKEHFSATVTDLAPATAYRYRVGTEGSMSGWYTFTTETPGATDFQFVYYGDAQIGLDTTWPAVVEQAEAKAPRSIGSVHAGDLINTGSNDTEWLNWFKGMERSATSTNVMAAPGNHEYSGDKTLASWKAHFEYPLNQPSTETIGELAGRAQGDSDVARQYAAYFEHWADFAAETVYYTDYQGVRFITLNATRDTTFLKPANLPGCTGAECPSTKVQALWTEYQAAWLDFVLKESPSKWNVVTFHQPVYSTSSGRDEAVLREYWVPVFEENNIDLVLMGHDHTYGRGYKNDDTTETRGMTVGPVYAVSNSGAKHYDLETEEKNVWTNNGATQVIRGERVTTYQVIDVTANQLTYRSYVAEKVNGSKSFKLTDTAADRPVYAAAEVPAVGEVFDEFTVTKYDTGEKWVTEPGIETPAGPALQLGAASVAQGGELQVSGSGFAPGSKIALELHSEPVALTSVEVGEDRAFSTAVTIPANTPTDTEHEIVAVLPNGKTVSTALTVTVADTGGENPGGENPGETGTTPGGNKPDAGGQTGGKGSGAIATTGGDSFAPLGIAALALLAVGGGLLLWRRRATAAATAAAHTTE, via the coding sequence ATGACGAACCCCGCTCGCCCGCCCCGACTACGCCGAGGAGCAACGGCGTTCGCGCTCGCCGCGCTCGTCGGCTCGGGCCTTGCTATCCCCCTCGCGAGCCCCGCCTCGGCGACACCCGCGGCTGCCGAGACAGCCGCCGTCCCGGTCGTGCCGGCCGCTTCCCTCGTCTCCACCGGCACCGTCTGGAAGTACCTCGACACCAACGTCGACCCGGCCGCGGGCAACGCCGACCGCAACGCCTGGACCGCCCCCGGGTACGATGACTCGTCGTGGCCAACGGCCGCCAGCGGTTTCGGCGTGAAGAAGAACGAGCTCGCCGCGGTCGGCCCGTACATGCCCGCGACCAAGCTCGCCCACTACATCGACGGCAACTCGAAGAACACGGTTCCGACCTACTTCTTCCGTACGACGATCGAGCTCGAGGCCGGCGTCGCGAGCGAGGTTGACTCGGTCTCCGCGTCGATCATCCACGACGACGCGGCCCGAGTGTTCGTCAACGGCCAGAAGGTCGCCGGCTTCCTCGATGCCCGAGTCGATGACGAGGCGCCCTCGAACCTGCAGTACGCTGGCGAGAGCAAGGGTGACCCTGTCGTGTCCGACTTCACGATCGACCCCGCGCTGCTGCAGGACGGTACGAACACGATCGCAGTGGCCGTCTACCAGGATCGCGAGACCTCGTCCGACGCCTATTTCGACATGACGAAGCTGCAGCTCTCACCCAAGACCGATGAGGGTGGCGGCACCGATCCGGTGGTCGCCGCCCCGACGCGCGTGATCCTGACGCCAACCGAGACGCCTGCGACGTCGCAGTCGTTCTCGTGGCTCGCTGGCGATGAGTCCCACAAGACGGGCACGGTCGAGATCGGGCTCGCCGCGGGCGGCGACACCCGCGTCGTCGATGCCCGCGCGGTTGGCGCCGTGAACGGCAACGCGAAGGAACACTTCTCGGCGACGGTCACCGACCTCGCCCCCGCAACCGCGTACCGCTACCGCGTTGGGACCGAGGGCAGCATGAGCGGGTGGTACACCTTCACCACCGAGACCCCGGGCGCGACCGACTTCCAGTTCGTCTACTACGGCGACGCACAGATCGGCCTCGACACCACCTGGCCCGCCGTCGTCGAGCAGGCAGAGGCCAAGGCCCCGCGCTCGATCGGTTCGGTGCACGCCGGCGACCTTATCAACACCGGCAGCAATGACACCGAGTGGCTGAACTGGTTCAAGGGGATGGAGCGCTCGGCGACGAGCACCAACGTCATGGCTGCGCCGGGCAACCACGAGTACTCGGGCGACAAGACGCTCGCCTCGTGGAAGGCTCACTTTGAGTACCCGCTCAACCAGCCGTCGACCGAGACGATCGGCGAGCTCGCCGGCCGCGCGCAGGGCGACTCTGACGTCGCACGCCAGTACGCCGCATACTTCGAGCACTGGGCAGACTTCGCGGCCGAGACCGTGTACTACACCGATTACCAGGGCGTCAGGTTCATCACGCTGAACGCCACACGCGACACCACGTTCCTCAAGCCCGCAAACCTCCCCGGCTGCACGGGCGCAGAGTGCCCGAGCACGAAGGTGCAGGCCCTGTGGACCGAGTACCAGGCCGCGTGGCTCGATTTCGTACTCAAGGAGAGCCCGTCGAAGTGGAACGTGGTCACCTTCCACCAGCCCGTGTACTCGACGTCGTCGGGCCGCGACGAGGCCGTGCTGCGCGAGTACTGGGTCCCCGTGTTCGAAGAGAACAACATCGATCTCGTGCTCATGGGCCACGACCACACCTACGGCCGCGGCTACAAGAACGACGACACCACCGAGACCCGCGGTATGACCGTCGGGCCGGTGTACGCGGTCTCGAACTCGGGCGCAAAGCACTACGACCTCGAAACTGAAGAGAAGAACGTCTGGACGAACAACGGCGCGACCCAGGTTATCCGCGGCGAGCGCGTTACCACCTACCAGGTCATCGACGTCACTGCGAACCAGCTCACCTACCGCTCGTACGTCGCCGAGAAGGTGAACGGGTCGAAGAGCTTCAAGCTCACCGATACTGCCGCCGATCGCCCGGTCTATGCCGCAGCAGAGGTCCCCGCCGTCGGCGAAGTCTTCGACGAGTTCACGGTCACGAAGTACGACACGGGCGAGAAGTGGGTGACGGAGCCGGGCATCGAGACTCCCGCCGGCCCGGCGCTGCAGCTCGGCGCGGCATCGGTCGCACAGGGCGGCGAGCTGCAGGTGTCAGGATCGGGCTTCGCTCCCGGTTCGAAGATCGCGCTCGAGCTGCACTCAGAGCCGGTCGCGCTCACTTCGGTCGAGGTCGGTGAGGATCGCGCGTTCTCGACCGCGGTTACGATTCCGGCCAACACTCCGACCGACACCGAGCACGAGATCGTCGCAGTACTGCCGAATGGCAAGACAGTGTCGACCGCGCTCACCGTCACGGTAGCCGACACCGGCGGCGAGAACCCCGGCGGAGAAAACCCAGGCGAGACCGGCACCACGCCCGGCGGGAACAAGCCCGACGCGGGCGGGCAGACCGGCGGCAAGGGGTCAGGGGCGATTGCAACGACCGGCGGCGACTCGTTTGCCCCGCTTGGCATTGCAGCGCTCGCACTGCTCGCGGTAGGCGGTGGCCTGCTCCTGTGGCGGCGCCGCGCGACTGCGGCCGCTACTGCGGCTGCCCACACGACCGAATAA
- a CDS encoding MFS transporter has protein sequence MIMVHNAPPVARRRPALMLLALVLVALNLRLAITSAASLLTLLTDAGALNSVTVVLIPAIPTAVFAVAGVSTAKVAARLGVERTVAIGLAVLAAGLLIRAIPQPWVVVAGTVIATGGLAVVNILLPAVVRSHFGRSIGTVTTVYSTAMSLGAATAAATAVPVAIAVGSPTVGLAAWAIPALLALVVWALVMPLPRPAAIDAAPRAERSARVGGAAGGRGYPTGTWLLASFFAIQSLLSYVVMGWLPTIATDAGLSPERAGLLLGIAMAVGVPATVIIMPLARGAKRMRLGFVIVGSATTAGVLGFVFAPLALPELWAGLLGLGMCAFPLALALIATIGRDAAEAARVSTAVQSIGYTVATLGPLGAGALHQAVGSWTPVLALLIVGALAQITVGVVLTSVVWRGVGSVREV, from the coding sequence ATGATTATGGTTCACAATGCCCCTCCCGTAGCGCGCCGGCGGCCCGCGCTCATGCTGCTCGCGCTCGTGCTCGTCGCGCTCAACCTGCGCCTCGCGATCACGAGCGCGGCGTCGCTGCTCACCCTGCTCACCGACGCCGGCGCGTTGAACTCGGTGACCGTTGTGCTCATCCCCGCGATCCCGACGGCGGTGTTCGCGGTCGCGGGCGTAAGCACGGCGAAGGTCGCCGCAAGGCTGGGCGTCGAGCGCACGGTCGCGATCGGGCTCGCGGTGCTCGCGGCGGGCCTCCTCATTCGCGCGATCCCGCAGCCGTGGGTCGTCGTCGCTGGCACCGTCATCGCGACGGGCGGCCTCGCGGTCGTAAACATCCTGCTCCCCGCGGTCGTGCGCTCGCACTTCGGCAGGAGCATCGGTACTGTCACGACCGTGTACTCGACGGCGATGTCGCTCGGGGCCGCGACGGCAGCGGCGACCGCCGTTCCCGTCGCGATCGCCGTCGGCAGCCCGACGGTCGGGCTCGCGGCGTGGGCGATCCCCGCGCTCCTCGCGCTCGTTGTCTGGGCGCTCGTGATGCCGCTTCCCCGACCGGCAGCGATCGACGCGGCGCCACGGGCTGAGCGTTCGGCGCGCGTCGGGGGCGCGGCGGGCGGGCGGGGCTACCCAACAGGCACCTGGCTCCTTGCGAGCTTTTTCGCGATCCAGTCGCTGCTCAGCTACGTCGTCATGGGGTGGCTGCCGACGATCGCGACCGACGCCGGGCTGTCACCCGAGCGCGCCGGGTTGCTGCTCGGCATCGCGATGGCGGTCGGCGTGCCTGCGACGGTGATCATCATGCCGCTCGCCCGCGGGGCGAAGCGGATGCGGCTCGGGTTCGTGATCGTCGGGTCGGCCACGACCGCTGGTGTGCTCGGGTTCGTATTCGCGCCGCTCGCGCTACCCGAACTGTGGGCGGGGCTGCTCGGGCTCGGCATGTGCGCGTTCCCGCTCGCGCTGGCGCTCATCGCGACGATCGGGCGCGACGCGGCCGAGGCGGCGCGTGTCTCGACCGCCGTGCAGTCGATCGGCTACACGGTCGCGACGCTCGGCCCGCTCGGCGCCGGGGCGCTCCACCAGGCAGTCGGGTCGTGGACGCCCGTGCTTGCCCTGCTCATTGTCGGGGCACTCGCGCAGATTACCGTGGGCGTTGTGCTGACGAGTGTCGTGTGGCGCGGGGTGGGGTCGGTGCGAGAGGTCTAG
- a CDS encoding FadR/GntR family transcriptional regulator: protein MSLDPIRQTSLSDQVVERLRTEIVEGRWVVGERIPPEPELIAELGVARGTLREAIRALQYSGMLDVRRGDGTFVTARSEVPGALARSGGTIGDVLEARAAIEPQLAKLAAERADDDDIERIAEALEHRAFVSGEPVTRENAEAWARADSAFHEEVARAAHNPILFEIYAALLPRLRDSVEQAIARDGFSREDPRGHEEVLDAIRRRDAEAAGASASANLAATERWDEAERAGAASR, encoded by the coding sequence ATGAGCCTTGATCCGATACGGCAGACCTCGCTGAGCGACCAGGTCGTCGAGCGACTCCGCACCGAAATCGTCGAGGGCCGCTGGGTCGTTGGCGAACGCATCCCGCCAGAGCCCGAGCTCATCGCCGAGCTCGGCGTCGCGCGCGGAACCCTCCGCGAAGCGATCCGCGCGCTCCAGTACAGCGGCATGCTTGACGTGCGCCGCGGCGACGGGACGTTCGTCACCGCCCGCAGCGAGGTCCCCGGCGCTCTTGCCCGCTCGGGCGGCACCATCGGCGACGTGCTCGAGGCCCGCGCGGCGATCGAGCCGCAGCTCGCGAAACTCGCCGCCGAGCGCGCCGACGACGACGACATCGAGCGGATCGCGGAAGCCCTCGAACATCGCGCGTTCGTCTCGGGCGAACCCGTGACCCGCGAGAACGCGGAGGCGTGGGCGCGCGCAGACTCAGCGTTCCACGAGGAGGTCGCGCGCGCCGCGCACAACCCGATCCTCTTCGAGATCTACGCGGCTCTGCTCCCCCGCCTGCGCGACTCCGTCGAGCAGGCGATCGCGCGCGATGGCTTCAGCCGCGAGGACCCGCGCGGCCACGAGGAGGTGCTCGACGCGATCAGGCGCCGCGACGCAGAGGCCGCCGGCGCGAGCGCCTCGGCGAACCTCGCCGCAACGGAGCGGTGGGACGAAGCAGAGCGGGCCGGCGCAGCTTCACGCTAA
- a CDS encoding PhoH family protein, with amino-acid sequence MRETIQQPAIAEAERLAQAERTYVLDTSVLLSDPAAIFRFAEHSIVLPVVVVTELEKKRHDPELGYFARRALRLLDGLRERHERLDFPVPVGEDGGTLRVELNHSSAEVLPSGMRLGDNDTRILAVAQSLATEGLDVTVISKDLPMRVKAAALGLGAEEYRNDQTGDDSYLGTTSIELTDADVDTLWEVERLDDVEAARGLVIGTGLIISSPTGSALARVDGDASLRLVRGDREVFGVHGRSAEQRLAIDLLLDPEVGIVSLGGKAGTGKSALALAAGLEAVLERQQHRKVMVFRPMYAVGGQELGYLPGDQQDKMNPWGQAVFDTLGSIVSQNVLDEVIARDLVEVLPLTHIRGRSLHDAFVIVDEAQSLERNVLLTMLSRIGQRSRVVLTHDVGQRDNLRVGRHDGIAAVIEKLKGHSLFGHVTLTRSERSDIAALVTELLDS; translated from the coding sequence ATCCGAGAAACCATTCAGCAGCCGGCGATCGCCGAGGCCGAGCGCCTCGCGCAGGCGGAGCGAACCTACGTGCTCGACACGTCGGTCTTGCTCAGCGATCCAGCGGCAATCTTCCGGTTCGCTGAACACAGCATCGTTTTGCCAGTCGTCGTCGTGACCGAGCTCGAGAAGAAGCGGCACGACCCCGAGCTCGGGTACTTCGCGCGGCGCGCGCTGCGGTTGCTCGACGGGCTGCGCGAACGGCACGAGCGGCTCGACTTCCCGGTGCCCGTTGGCGAAGACGGCGGCACGCTGCGCGTCGAACTCAACCACTCGAGTGCCGAAGTTCTGCCCAGCGGGATGCGACTCGGTGACAACGACACCCGCATCCTCGCCGTCGCGCAGAGCCTCGCAACCGAGGGCCTCGACGTGACCGTGATCTCGAAGGATCTCCCGATGCGCGTGAAGGCCGCCGCGCTCGGCCTCGGCGCTGAGGAGTACCGCAACGATCAGACGGGCGACGATAGCTACCTCGGCACGACCTCGATCGAGCTCACAGATGCCGACGTTGACACGCTGTGGGAAGTCGAACGGCTCGACGATGTGGAGGCCGCCCGCGGCCTCGTCATTGGCACCGGACTCATCATCAGCTCGCCGACGGGGTCGGCCCTCGCGCGGGTCGACGGCGACGCCTCGCTGCGCCTCGTGCGCGGGGACCGCGAGGTGTTCGGGGTGCACGGCAGGAGCGCGGAGCAGCGCCTCGCGATCGACCTGCTGCTCGACCCCGAGGTCGGGATCGTGTCGCTCGGCGGGAAGGCAGGCACCGGCAAGTCGGCGCTCGCGCTCGCAGCGGGACTCGAAGCGGTGCTCGAACGGCAGCAGCACCGCAAGGTCATGGTGTTCCGGCCCATGTACGCGGTGGGCGGGCAAGAGCTCGGGTACCTCCCGGGCGACCAGCAAGACAAAATGAACCCGTGGGGCCAGGCAGTCTTCGACACGCTCGGCTCGATCGTCTCGCAGAACGTGCTCGACGAGGTGATCGCCCGCGACCTCGTCGAGGTGCTCCCGCTCACCCACATTCGTGGCCGCTCACTGCACGACGCGTTCGTGATCGTCGACGAGGCGCAGTCGCTTGAGCGCAACGTGCTGCTCACGATGCTCAGTCGCATCGGTCAGCGCTCGCGGGTCGTGCTCACCCACGACGTCGGGCAGCGCGACAACCTGCGCGTTGGTCGGCACGACGGGATCGCGGCGGTCATCGAGAAGCTCAAGGGGCACTCGCTGTTCGGCCACGTGACACTCACGCGCAGCGAGCGCAGCGATATCGCCGCGCTCGTGACGGAGCTGCTCGACTCGTAG
- a CDS encoding TetR/AcrR family transcriptional regulator yields the protein MTDARILRTRAALHKAITELATQKPVGEITVSELAESAGINRVTFYKHYTTPAEALADALHTELKDIVAAAAPAPEIDAFTHCIYTALDHLEERRELYTIAFSDQVDGTIPIMLSRFLTEVAETYLTKRRKRKPAVPDVDLDVAAAFLANGATGAIRVWILEGDMSRERFFENLPLLLPAWFQAEAAAN from the coding sequence ATGACTGACGCGCGTATCCTGCGGACTCGGGCCGCACTCCACAAGGCGATCACTGAGCTCGCCACCCAGAAGCCTGTTGGCGAGATCACGGTCTCGGAGCTCGCGGAGAGCGCCGGCATCAACCGTGTGACCTTCTACAAGCACTACACGACGCCCGCCGAGGCGCTCGCGGACGCGCTGCACACCGAGCTCAAGGACATCGTTGCCGCAGCTGCCCCCGCGCCCGAGATCGACGCGTTCACGCACTGTATCTACACGGCGCTCGACCACCTCGAGGAGCGACGCGAGCTCTACACGATCGCGTTCAGCGACCAGGTCGACGGCACGATCCCGATCATGCTCTCCCGCTTCCTCACCGAGGTCGCTGAGACCTACCTCACGAAGCGCCGCAAGCGGAAGCCCGCGGTTCCCGACGTCGACCTCGACGTCGCGGCAGCGTTCCTCGCGAACGGCGCCACGGGCGCGATCCGCGTCTGGATCCTTGAGGGCGACATGTCGCGCGAGCGCTTCTTCGAGAACCTGCCGCTGCTGCTCCCCGCCTGGTTCCAGGCGGAGGCAGCTGCGAACTAG